In the Candidatus Ozemobacteraceae bacterium genome, one interval contains:
- a CDS encoding site-specific DNA-methyltransferase — protein MNADFRRSLFLGDVLETASRLPKRAFRLVYLDPPFLTGKERVGTRSEWRYPDAWPGRLASYLPWLHERLEAVLPLLVPSGSLVLHLDWRTVHYAKVMLDELMGEDAFVNEIVWHYTGGGRSRSRFSNKHDTILWYAAGGKPYFDSDAVRVPYKADSGFLLRGVTSKSGKKYRAHPLGTPVDDVWDIPIINPNSPERSGYPTQKPLALLERIVSALSAPGEAVADLCCGSGTTLVAAERLGRTWAGGDISRGALECAMERLSNAGCMRERIACHSDCNHL, from the coding sequence ATGAACGCAGATTTTCGCAGAAGCCTGTTTCTTGGCGACGTGCTGGAAACGGCGTCGCGGCTTCCGAAGCGTGCGTTCCGGCTCGTCTACCTCGATCCGCCGTTCCTGACGGGGAAGGAGCGGGTCGGGACCCGGTCGGAATGGCGCTACCCGGATGCGTGGCCCGGCCGGCTTGCGTCGTATCTTCCCTGGCTTCATGAGCGGCTGGAGGCGGTTCTTCCACTTCTCGTTCCATCCGGGAGCCTGGTGCTGCATCTCGACTGGCGGACGGTTCATTATGCGAAGGTAATGCTGGACGAGCTGATGGGCGAGGATGCTTTCGTGAACGAGATCGTCTGGCATTACACCGGTGGCGGCCGCTCGAGGAGCAGGTTTTCAAACAAGCACGACACGATTCTCTGGTATGCGGCAGGCGGGAAGCCGTATTTCGATTCGGACGCGGTGCGGGTTCCCTACAAGGCCGACTCGGGCTTTCTGCTGCGGGGCGTGACGTCGAAAAGCGGGAAAAAATACCGGGCGCATCCGCTGGGAACGCCTGTCGACGATGTCTGGGACATCCCGATCATCAACCCCAACTCCCCTGAGCGATCGGGGTATCCGACGCAGAAGCCGCTGGCCCTTCTGGAGCGGATCGTGAGCGCCCTGAGCGCCCCGGGAGAAGCGGTCGCAGACCTGTGCTGCGGGAGCGGCACGACCCTCGTCGCGGCCGAACGACTCGGCAGAACGTGGGCGGGAGGCGACATTTCCCGTGGAGCCCTCGAGTGCGCCATGGAGCGGCTTTCCAATGCCGGCTGCATGAGAGAACGTATCGCGTGCCATTCTGATTGCAATCATCTATAG
- a CDS encoding dynamin family protein, translated as MKCEEQRLQGKTPMESLPPLLTTAVALLKTLEPEHAGIAAKFEELKGRLLEGRFHLAVLGQFKRGKSTILNALLGAEVLATSVVPLTAIPTFLSWGERRRARIAFSDTKPPEDRTFPDDGALHAFLEGYVTETGNPKNRLNVSHVEVFLPAAILQKGVVLVDTPGIGSTFRHNTEATLNFLSQCDAALFIVSADPPVTEVEIEFLGQVRTKVPHLCFIMNKVDYLDSSERATALEFFGQVLASHGGLATPAEIFSVSARRGLKGRLANDPLLWKESGLEALEAHLVDFLATGKSRALAAAISRKALALTDELIMSVEVRLRSMAISIEELERRLGTFEEKLKEIEQERLTSQDLLKGTNRRMHEYLEEYSEDLRKRSFTYLDSLVREVMEKGNGAGGDETALREAVAQAIPGYFEHETGKAVKVFEAKMGEALRPFQTRTDELIGAIRRTAAELFDIPYQAPESADAFRMVEQPYWVTHKWRSGLRSFAGGFLSRFSSAATIKARMLARIAEQLRALVIENVENLRWPIFQSLDQTFLRFGSDLDNRLKETVAATHGAMRATLDYRRNRADQIEPMRRRYTDAIRQLEELRCAFGAAAGESAVQGRRNNG; from the coding sequence ATGAAATGTGAAGAACAACGGCTTCAGGGGAAGACGCCCATGGAAAGCCTGCCGCCGCTGTTGACAACGGCAGTGGCGTTGCTGAAAACGCTCGAGCCTGAGCACGCGGGAATTGCAGCCAAATTCGAGGAGCTGAAGGGCCGCCTTCTCGAGGGCCGGTTTCATCTGGCCGTCCTGGGTCAGTTCAAACGGGGGAAGAGCACCATCCTGAATGCCCTGCTCGGCGCGGAAGTCCTGGCCACGTCGGTGGTTCCCCTGACGGCAATTCCCACATTTCTATCATGGGGAGAGCGGCGTCGCGCCCGGATCGCCTTTTCCGACACCAAACCGCCTGAAGATCGGACGTTTCCCGACGACGGGGCCCTCCACGCGTTTCTCGAGGGGTATGTCACGGAAACCGGAAATCCGAAGAACCGGCTCAACGTCTCGCACGTCGAGGTTTTCCTGCCTGCGGCAATCCTGCAAAAGGGCGTGGTGCTGGTCGATACCCCGGGGATCGGCTCGACCTTCCGGCACAATACGGAAGCGACCCTGAATTTCCTCTCGCAGTGTGATGCTGCCCTGTTCATCGTGTCTGCCGACCCGCCCGTCACCGAGGTGGAGATCGAGTTTCTCGGCCAGGTTCGTACCAAGGTGCCCCACCTGTGCTTCATCATGAACAAGGTCGATTACCTGGACTCCTCGGAGCGGGCCACCGCCCTCGAATTTTTCGGCCAGGTGCTGGCGAGCCACGGTGGGCTCGCCACGCCGGCCGAGATCTTTTCGGTTTCTGCCCGACGGGGTTTGAAGGGGCGACTGGCGAACGACCCCTTACTCTGGAAAGAAAGCGGGCTGGAGGCGCTGGAGGCGCACCTAGTCGACTTTCTGGCCACCGGAAAGAGCAGAGCGCTGGCGGCGGCCATTTCTCGGAAGGCGCTGGCGTTGACCGACGAGCTGATCATGTCGGTCGAGGTTCGGTTGCGGTCGATGGCCATTTCCATCGAAGAACTCGAGCGGAGACTTGGCACATTCGAAGAAAAGCTGAAGGAAATCGAGCAGGAACGGCTGACCTCCCAGGACCTCCTCAAAGGAACCAATCGACGAATGCACGAGTATTTGGAGGAGTATTCAGAAGACCTGCGAAAGCGCTCTTTCACCTATCTCGACAGCCTGGTGCGGGAGGTGATGGAAAAGGGAAACGGCGCCGGCGGAGATGAGACGGCCCTTCGGGAAGCCGTTGCGCAGGCTATTCCCGGGTATTTCGAACACGAGACGGGAAAGGCGGTCAAGGTCTTCGAAGCAAAGATGGGTGAGGCGCTCCGGCCTTTCCAGACACGAACCGACGAACTGATCGGGGCTATCCGGCGAACCGCCGCCGAGCTCTTCGATATTCCTTACCAGGCCCCGGAAAGCGCCGATGCCTTTCGGATGGTCGAGCAACCCTACTGGGTCACGCATAAATGGCGGTCGGGACTCCGCTCCTTCGCGGGCGGCTTCCTGAGCCGGTTTTCCTCGGCAGCCACCATCAAGGCCCGCATGCTTGCGCGGATAGCGGAACAGCTGCGGGCCCTGGTGATCGAGAACGTCGAAAATCTTCGGTGGCCGATCTTCCAAAGCCTCGATCAGACCTTCCTGCGCTTCGGTTCGGATCTCGACAATCGGCTGAAGGAGACCGTCGCGGCCACCCATGGGGCGATGAGAGCCACGCTGGATTACCGAAGAAACCGGGCCGATCAGATCGAGCCGATGCGCCGGAGATACACCGATGCGATCCGGCAGCTCGAGGAGTTGCGATGCGCGTTTGGGGCGGCGGCTGGCGAATCGGCGGTTCAAGGGCGACGAAACAACGGTTGA
- a CDS encoding polysaccharide deacetylase family protein, producing the protein MRDLPTAVKEPVAMFRGIVRLILLAAMLLFCAAPAVAVGMRDIAAALEANPRDVAALNAWGIEQAKAGDLIGAIRTWRHALDIAPDYVHFYNNIGSALRRLGYAAESLAWYQASLRVQPTYWTWYNLGLLHEDGKRREDARRAYHEALRLCPSFSQAEERLWRLNRAFDDVRAKVPTTVNLPPVTPDAPAKPVLEPVSVAVAKRPSPAPASPSPEKRGHGKTQRAIPEKTESSEEPEEAEPAEEREAPQMYQHPLPGDSGGQVFVTFDGGADADGVDAILGALKARGLKTTFFLTGQWVTSYPALGRRILADGHEIANHSMRHPNMAAWGKDKIAAELEKAEQAMQTVLGRRFAPFFRFPFGAQNRRVEAIVEELGYKPVYWNIDTLDWKEPSVASIQQKVRSRVRRGSVILMHVGSKTGAKALPRMLDELLGRGFRPGRLSDLDPAGIAALPRG; encoded by the coding sequence ATGCGTGATCTTCCGACGGCCGTGAAAGAACCCGTTGCGATGTTTCGGGGAATCGTGCGCCTGATTCTCCTGGCGGCCATGCTTCTGTTCTGTGCCGCCCCGGCCGTCGCCGTCGGTATGCGCGACATCGCCGCTGCGCTCGAAGCCAACCCGAGGGACGTGGCGGCCCTGAACGCCTGGGGCATCGAGCAGGCCAAGGCGGGCGACCTGATCGGCGCGATCCGCACCTGGCGGCATGCGCTTGATATAGCGCCTGATTATGTTCACTTTTATAATAATATCGGAAGCGCCCTGCGGCGCCTCGGATATGCCGCCGAGTCGCTCGCGTGGTACCAGGCCAGCCTGCGCGTCCAGCCGACCTACTGGACCTGGTATAACCTGGGCCTGCTTCACGAGGACGGAAAGCGGCGCGAAGACGCCCGGCGCGCCTATCACGAGGCCCTGAGACTGTGCCCGTCGTTCAGTCAGGCCGAAGAACGTCTGTGGCGGCTGAACCGCGCGTTCGACGATGTTCGGGCGAAGGTCCCCACCACGGTGAATCTGCCTCCGGTCACGCCGGATGCCCCCGCGAAGCCTGTTCTCGAGCCGGTATCCGTTGCGGTCGCGAAGCGGCCGTCACCGGCGCCTGCGTCACCTTCGCCTGAGAAGCGGGGCCACGGGAAGACGCAACGAGCAATACCGGAGAAGACAGAGTCATCCGAAGAGCCTGAAGAGGCGGAACCCGCGGAAGAGCGCGAAGCGCCGCAGATGTACCAGCATCCCCTCCCGGGAGATTCCGGCGGCCAGGTGTTCGTGACGTTCGACGGGGGAGCCGACGCCGACGGTGTCGATGCGATCCTCGGGGCGCTGAAGGCGCGGGGGTTGAAAACGACCTTTTTCCTGACGGGCCAGTGGGTGACATCCTACCCGGCGCTCGGCCGGAGGATTCTCGCCGACGGTCACGAGATCGCGAACCACAGCATGCGCCATCCGAACATGGCCGCCTGGGGGAAGGACAAGATCGCCGCCGAGCTGGAAAAGGCGGAACAGGCGATGCAGACGGTGCTGGGGCGGCGATTCGCGCCGTTCTTCCGGTTCCCCTTCGGGGCGCAGAACCGGCGGGTGGAGGCGATCGTCGAGGAACTCGGCTACAAGCCGGTCTACTGGAACATCGACACCCTCGACTGGAAAGAGCCCTCCGTGGCCTCGATCCAGCAGAAGGTGCGTTCGCGGGTGCGGCGCGGCTCCGTCATTCTCATGCACGTGGGCAGCAAAACCGGGGCGAAAGCCCTGCCGAGGATGCTCGACGAGTTGCTGGGCCGCGGCTTCCGGCCGGGCCGCCTGTCGGATCTCGACCCCGCCGGCATCGCGGCGCTTCCGCGCGGTTAG
- a CDS encoding glycine--tRNA ligase has protein sequence MADLDTIISLCKRRGFLFQGSDQYGGLQGTWDYGPLGVELKNNVKRAWWRRMVYERDDMEGLDCSILMNRLVLKYSGHEDTFSDPMVDCRKCKRRFRADQVDPNEKCAEGGAHDLTEPRPFNLMFKTTVGPVADDSNIAYLRPETAQGIFVNFKNVLDSTNRKVPFGIAQIGKAFRNEITPKNFIFRVREFEQMEIEFFVKPGSDMEWHEKWVEERFNWYVQLGINPTNLRKLAQKPEELAHYAKATTDILYRFFPERPDEARQFDEVEGVANRTSFDLTCHSKGGKLVLKDGREIPNEHAVNKLTWFDHETNQHIVPYIIEPSAGVDRATLAFLMDSYVEETVNDDKRVVLRLHPELAPIKVAVLPLKKNHDGIVSTAKEIKKSLMRFGWRTVYDDTAGIGKLYRRQDEVGTPFCITVDFQTLEDKTVTVRDRNTMAQDRVAIDQLQAYLAPRLGAC, from the coding sequence ATGGCAGATCTCGATACCATCATTTCCCTGTGCAAGCGCCGCGGATTTCTTTTCCAGGGCAGCGACCAGTACGGCGGCCTCCAGGGCACGTGGGACTACGGCCCGCTCGGGGTCGAACTGAAGAACAACGTGAAGCGGGCCTGGTGGCGCCGCATGGTCTACGAGCGCGACGACATGGAAGGCCTCGACTGCTCCATTCTCATGAACCGCCTCGTTCTCAAATACAGCGGCCATGAGGACACGTTCTCCGACCCGATGGTCGACTGCCGCAAGTGCAAGCGCCGGTTCCGCGCCGACCAGGTCGACCCGAACGAGAAGTGCGCCGAGGGCGGCGCCCACGACCTGACCGAGCCGCGGCCGTTCAACCTGATGTTCAAGACCACCGTCGGCCCCGTCGCCGACGACTCGAACATCGCCTACCTGCGGCCCGAGACGGCCCAGGGCATCTTCGTGAACTTCAAGAACGTGCTCGACTCGACGAACCGCAAGGTGCCGTTCGGCATCGCCCAGATCGGAAAGGCGTTCCGCAACGAGATCACCCCGAAGAACTTCATCTTCCGCGTGCGCGAGTTCGAGCAGATGGAGATCGAGTTCTTCGTGAAGCCCGGCTCCGACATGGAATGGCACGAAAAGTGGGTCGAGGAGCGGTTCAACTGGTATGTTCAGCTCGGCATCAACCCGACCAACCTGCGCAAGCTGGCGCAGAAGCCGGAAGAGCTGGCCCACTACGCGAAGGCCACGACCGACATCCTGTACCGCTTCTTCCCCGAACGGCCCGACGAGGCCAGGCAGTTCGACGAGGTCGAGGGCGTCGCGAACCGCACGTCGTTCGATCTCACCTGCCACAGCAAGGGCGGCAAGCTCGTGCTGAAGGACGGCCGGGAGATTCCGAACGAGCACGCGGTCAACAAGCTGACCTGGTTCGACCACGAGACGAACCAGCATATCGTGCCGTATATCATCGAGCCGTCGGCCGGCGTCGACCGCGCCACGCTCGCCTTCCTGATGGATTCGTATGTCGAGGAGACGGTGAACGACGACAAGCGCGTCGTGCTGCGCCTGCACCCCGAGCTGGCCCCCATCAAGGTCGCCGTGCTGCCGCTCAAGAAGAACCACGACGGCATCGTCTCGACGGCCAAGGAGATCAAGAAGAGCCTGATGCGCTTCGGCTGGCGCACCGTCTATGACGACACGGCAGGCATCGGCAAGCTGTACCGCCGGCAGGACGAGGTCGGCACGCCGTTCTGCATCACCGTCGACTTCCAGACCCTCGAAGACAAGACGGTCACCGTGCGCGACCGCAACACCATGGCCCAGGACCGCGTCGCCATCGACCAGCTCCAGGCTTACCTGGCCCCCCGCCTCGGCGCCTGCTGA
- a CDS encoding class I SAM-dependent methyltransferase — MMMKGLLDRLRLPGAKELPGLDDEAAARVFRKILNRKPYLRALYSRFYRILLKEAGTCTPLVELGSGSGFLPRIAPAVIASDILPAPDLDLRCSALELPFRCDSVGAFLMFDVFHHVKDAGAFLAEMHRALKPGGRIVMIEPAATPFARFIYGRFHHEPFDPQAGWTIPGGGPRSGANGALPWIVFMRDRPRLEREFPGLRLKPPSLHTPFSYLVSGGLSFRQFLPGWTEPAIAFLERRLVPVMSLLAMFMTVTLEKDVSR; from the coding sequence ATGATGATGAAAGGGCTTCTCGACCGGCTTCGTCTGCCCGGGGCGAAAGAGCTTCCCGGCCTCGACGACGAGGCCGCGGCCCGGGTTTTCCGGAAGATCCTGAACCGGAAACCGTATCTTCGGGCTCTCTACAGCCGGTTTTACCGGATCCTGCTGAAGGAGGCCGGGACCTGCACGCCTCTCGTGGAACTGGGCAGCGGTTCGGGGTTCCTTCCCCGGATCGCTCCGGCGGTCATCGCATCCGACATCCTTCCGGCACCTGACCTCGATCTTCGCTGTTCCGCCCTGGAACTGCCGTTCAGATGCGACTCCGTCGGCGCCTTTCTCATGTTCGACGTGTTTCACCACGTGAAGGACGCCGGGGCGTTCCTCGCCGAGATGCATCGCGCCCTGAAGCCCGGCGGCAGAATCGTCATGATCGAGCCGGCAGCCACCCCGTTCGCGCGATTCATCTACGGCCGCTTCCATCACGAACCGTTCGATCCGCAGGCGGGCTGGACCATCCCCGGTGGCGGCCCACGCTCGGGCGCGAACGGTGCCCTTCCCTGGATCGTGTTTATGCGCGACAGGCCCCGTCTCGAACGCGAGTTCCCCGGCCTCCGTCTGAAGCCGCCGAGCCTCCACACCCCGTTCAGCTACCTGGTGAGCGGGGGGCTTTCTTTCCGCCAGTTTCTGCCGGGCTGGACCGAACCGGCAATCGCCTTTCTGGAGCGGCGTCTCGTTCCGGTCATGAGCCTGCTCGCGATGTTCATGACCGTCACGCTGGAAAAGGACGTTTCCCGCTGA
- a CDS encoding DUF6062 family protein, which yields MAPEIRNCPVCFLRAKEMEKLIDDLFYENARDPGVNASLARSFGFAAEPMQVALQRYDPLGMSLIYGNIAQSVADRLRNGDSELAPEAPCPLSRRVDQSAMAYQQEFVDHLSERDFRERFQSSFGLCLHHLRKVLALIDDAEDKEWLMQQEAKAFAALAGDLRLFARKTDYLNEEPLGNEADAWQRVEKKFFQVHTVLPEGEKKRHSSLVRRWLAAFRALVFG from the coding sequence ATGGCCCCGGAAATCCGGAACTGTCCGGTGTGCTTTCTTCGGGCCAAAGAAATGGAAAAGCTCATCGACGACCTCTTTTATGAGAATGCGAGAGACCCCGGCGTCAACGCATCTCTGGCGAGGTCTTTCGGTTTTGCGGCGGAGCCGATGCAGGTTGCCCTGCAACGATACGATCCGCTCGGAATGAGCCTTATTTACGGAAACATCGCGCAATCCGTCGCAGATCGGTTGCGCAACGGGGACTCGGAGCTCGCTCCCGAAGCCCCCTGCCCTTTGTCCCGGCGAGTGGACCAGTCCGCCATGGCATATCAGCAGGAATTCGTCGATCATCTTTCGGAAAGGGATTTCCGGGAACGTTTCCAGAGCTCCTTCGGTCTGTGCCTGCACCATCTGCGCAAGGTTCTGGCTCTGATCGATGATGCGGAGGACAAAGAGTGGCTGATGCAGCAGGAGGCAAAGGCGTTTGCCGCACTAGCCGGAGATCTGCGATTGTTTGCCCGGAAAACGGATTATCTCAATGAAGAGCCGCTCGGGAACGAGGCGGATGCATGGCAGAGGGTGGAAAAGAAATTCTTTCAGGTCCATACGGTGCTGCCCGAGGGGGAGAAAAAGCGGCATTCCTCCCTTGTGCGAAGATGGCTTGCCGCTTTTCGGGCATTGGTATTCGGGTGA
- a CDS encoding TIGR00730 family Rossman fold protein — protein sequence MTKHLKPSAICIYCASSADVSDRIRDEGRRVGTLLAENGLDLVYGGTTCGLMKVVADAHKTAGGRVIGIVPEFMLAHGIGNADGQDETVVVPDMAARKSKMIERSGGFIVLPGGMGTLDELFDTLVNKQLGRHAKPIVLMNTDGYYNPLISLLKHGIECRTIRAEHMSLFSVANTPEEAIRLLAESKVDEKSLKMRG from the coding sequence ATGACAAAGCATCTGAAACCTTCCGCCATTTGCATTTACTGCGCCTCGAGTGCCGACGTTTCCGACCGTATCCGCGATGAAGGCCGCAGGGTCGGCACGCTTCTCGCCGAAAACGGCCTCGACCTGGTCTACGGCGGCACCACCTGCGGCCTCATGAAGGTCGTCGCAGACGCCCACAAGACGGCGGGCGGCCGCGTCATAGGCATCGTGCCGGAGTTCATGCTCGCGCACGGCATCGGCAACGCCGACGGACAGGACGAAACCGTCGTCGTCCCCGACATGGCGGCCCGCAAATCGAAGATGATCGAGCGCTCGGGCGGCTTCATCGTCCTGCCGGGCGGCATGGGAACTCTCGACGAGCTGTTCGACACGCTGGTCAACAAGCAGCTCGGCCGCCATGCGAAGCCGATCGTGCTGATGAATACCGATGGATATTATAATCCTCTCATCAGTCTTCTGAAACACGGCATCGAGTGCCGCACGATCCGGGCCGAGCACATGTCGCTGTTCTCGGTGGCGAACACCCCGGAAGAAGCGATCCGCCTTCTCGCCGAGTCGAAGGTCGACGAGAAAAGCCTGAAGATGCGCGGCTAA
- the typA gene encoding translational GTPase TypA: protein MIRNVAIIAHVDHGKTTLVDAMIRQSGLFRENQQIAERFLDSNDLERERGITILAKNMSLDFNGVKINLIDTPGHVDFGGEVERVMQMANGCLLVVDAFEGPMPQTRFVLKKALAAGLKPIVVINKIDRPDARPEEVVDEVLDLLIDVGAEDDALEYPILFASGRSGYACRKLDDPRDTIRPLLESIVEFVPPPAGSLEKPGKLLVTSLDYNDYVGRIAIGRVFDGVLKQKSDVWLLHEGKTPRSSKIVQLYNFQGVRRVETPEVCAGDIAAVAGLTDVSIGDTVSVSMEAEPLPVIPIDQPVLSMLFAPNQSPLAGREGKFLTARQIQNRLMKELETNVAMKVEPTDSPDTVKVSGRGELHLGILVETMRREGYELQVSKPQAIITKDENGNLLEPIEELTIDLPENYVGAVMEVLGPRKAIMENSKKLPDGTLRLIFSAPARGLLGFRSALLTITNGTGVMNQCFKGYEPYRGDIPGRRVGVMVAMEAGLSTSYAIEMLVERGTLFYGPAEEIYVGLVVGERPIAGDMYVNIVRMKHLTNHRSSTKEELTHIAPPRRMTLDQALEYVAEDEWLEVTPGAARIRKREVDYKRRG from the coding sequence ATGATTCGCAACGTCGCGATCATTGCGCACGTCGATCACGGAAAGACCACCCTGGTCGACGCCATGATCCGCCAGTCCGGGTTGTTTCGCGAAAACCAGCAGATCGCCGAGCGGTTCCTCGACAGCAACGACCTCGAGCGCGAGCGCGGGATCACGATTCTCGCCAAGAACATGTCACTCGATTTCAACGGCGTGAAAATCAACCTGATAGATACCCCCGGGCACGTGGATTTCGGGGGCGAGGTCGAGCGCGTCATGCAGATGGCCAACGGCTGCCTGCTCGTCGTCGACGCATTCGAGGGCCCGATGCCCCAGACCCGGTTCGTGCTGAAAAAGGCCCTGGCGGCGGGTCTCAAGCCGATCGTCGTGATCAACAAGATCGACCGTCCCGATGCGCGGCCGGAGGAGGTCGTCGACGAAGTGCTCGACCTGCTGATCGATGTCGGCGCCGAGGACGACGCGCTCGAGTATCCGATCCTGTTCGCCTCGGGCCGGTCCGGATATGCCTGCCGCAAGCTCGACGATCCGCGGGATACAATCCGGCCGCTGCTGGAATCCATCGTCGAGTTCGTTCCGCCGCCTGCGGGCTCGCTGGAAAAGCCGGGCAAGCTGCTCGTCACGAGCCTCGATTACAACGATTACGTCGGTCGCATCGCGATCGGCCGCGTGTTCGACGGGGTTCTGAAACAGAAATCCGACGTCTGGCTGCTGCACGAGGGCAAGACCCCGCGATCCTCGAAGATCGTGCAGTTGTACAATTTCCAGGGCGTGCGCCGGGTCGAAACACCCGAGGTGTGCGCCGGGGATATCGCCGCCGTGGCCGGCCTGACCGACGTGTCGATCGGCGATACCGTCTCGGTCTCGATGGAGGCCGAGCCGCTTCCCGTGATTCCGATCGACCAGCCCGTGCTGTCGATGCTGTTCGCCCCGAACCAGAGCCCGCTGGCCGGCCGCGAGGGCAAGTTCCTGACGGCGCGCCAGATCCAGAACCGCCTGATGAAGGAGCTCGAGACCAACGTCGCGATGAAGGTCGAACCGACGGATTCGCCCGACACGGTGAAGGTCTCCGGCCGCGGCGAACTGCATCTGGGCATTCTCGTCGAGACGATGCGGCGCGAGGGGTATGAGCTTCAGGTTTCCAAACCCCAGGCGATCATCACGAAGGACGAGAACGGCAACCTGCTCGAGCCGATCGAGGAGCTGACGATCGACCTTCCCGAGAACTACGTCGGGGCGGTCATGGAAGTGCTTGGCCCGCGCAAGGCGATCATGGAGAACTCGAAGAAGCTACCCGACGGCACGCTGCGCCTGATCTTCAGCGCCCCCGCGCGCGGCCTGCTCGGCTTCCGGTCGGCGCTGCTGACGATCACCAACGGAACGGGCGTCATGAACCAGTGTTTCAAGGGATACGAACCCTATCGAGGCGACATTCCCGGTCGTCGGGTCGGCGTCATGGTCGCGATGGAAGCGGGCCTTTCGACGTCCTACGCGATCGAGATGCTCGTCGAGCGCGGCACGCTGTTCTACGGCCCCGCCGAGGAGATTTACGTCGGCCTCGTCGTCGGCGAGAGACCTATAGCCGGAGATATGTATGTGAACATCGTCCGGATGAAGCATCTCACCAACCACCGCAGCTCGACGAAGGAAGAGTTGACGCACATCGCTCCGCCGCGCCGGATGACGCTCGACCAGGCGCTGGAATACGTGGCCGAGGACGAGTGGCTCGAAGTCACGCCGGGCGCCGCCCGCATCCGCAAGCGCGAGGTCGATTACAAGCGCCGCGGCTGA
- a CDS encoding glycosyltransferase family 2 protein — translation MIPQSIKRLIAAEVSAVSRYADRVIALHPYAHDRGELLHRLDCPDKQVVARNADPPDLSGERARRSVLLLNGQFNHEPDIQSYLTGLKPFLSRTSRLVVVTYNPYLYLALLAKRRLLGETNASMTFLTSDNLHHLAKVSGYEVVRIRPVGFLPDFNGLSREANSLFPVLPGINRLAFANVIVLRPVIPESARPSLSIVVPARNERGNIRPLLERITLPDGCRAEVLFVEGHSTDGTWEEILRTIPEFTGRFPIRTLKQPGKGKNDAVLAGFAEARNELLTVLDADMTVPPEMLGRFVEAYSRGLGDFIHGNRLMYPMEADAMQPLNWLGNKGFAKLLSYVLDTPMDDALCGTKLFPRHDWPRLMRWIADFGNRDPFGDFNFLFFAAETGLGIVDIPIRYLARTYGETNILRFRHGWELLKMVLHGFRNVTMGKRLP, via the coding sequence GTGATTCCCCAGTCCATCAAACGCTTGATCGCCGCCGAAGTGTCGGCGGTTTCCCGCTACGCCGACCGCGTCATCGCCCTGCATCCGTATGCGCACGATCGCGGCGAGCTGCTTCACCGTCTCGACTGCCCTGACAAACAGGTGGTGGCGCGGAACGCCGACCCGCCAGACCTGTCGGGCGAGCGCGCCCGGCGCTCGGTCCTGCTCCTGAACGGCCAGTTCAATCACGAACCGGACATCCAGAGCTACCTCACCGGTCTCAAGCCCTTCCTGAGCCGCACTTCACGGCTGGTCGTCGTCACGTACAACCCCTACCTGTATCTCGCCCTGCTCGCGAAACGGCGCCTCCTGGGTGAAACCAACGCGTCGATGACCTTTCTCACCAGCGATAACCTGCATCACCTCGCGAAGGTTTCCGGCTACGAGGTCGTCCGGATCAGGCCCGTCGGCTTTCTCCCGGATTTCAACGGCCTCAGTCGGGAAGCGAACTCCCTGTTTCCCGTCCTTCCCGGCATCAACCGCCTCGCCTTCGCCAACGTGATCGTCCTGCGGCCGGTCATCCCCGAATCCGCCCGTCCATCGCTCTCGATCGTCGTGCCCGCGCGAAACGAACGGGGGAACATCCGCCCGCTTCTCGAGCGCATCACCCTGCCCGACGGGTGCCGCGCCGAAGTCCTCTTCGTCGAGGGCCATTCGACGGACGGAACCTGGGAGGAAATCCTGCGGACGATCCCGGAATTCACGGGCCGTTTCCCCATCAGAACCCTGAAGCAGCCGGGAAAAGGCAAGAATGACGCCGTCCTGGCCGGCTTCGCGGAAGCTCGCAACGAGCTTCTGACCGTCCTTGACGCCGACATGACCGTGCCGCCGGAGATGCTCGGCCGCTTCGTCGAAGCCTACTCGCGCGGCCTGGGAGACTTCATCCACGGCAACCGCCTGATGTATCCGATGGAGGCGGATGCCATGCAGCCGCTGAACTGGCTGGGCAACAAGGGCTTCGCGAAGCTCCTGAGCTACGTGCTCGACACGCCGATGGACGACGCGCTGTGCGGCACGAAGCTGTTCCCCCGCCACGACTGGCCGCGCCTCATGCGCTGGATCGCCGATTTCGGCAACCGCGACCCGTTCGGCGATTTCAACTTCCTCTTCTTCGCCGCCGAGACCGGCCTCGGCATCGTCGACATCCCGATCCGGTATCTCGCCAGAACGTACGGCGAAACGAACATTCTCCGGTTCCGTCACGGCTGGGAACTGCTGAAAATGGTCCTCCACGGCTTCAGAAACGTCACGATGGGAAAACGTCTGCCGTGA